The Thermoanaerobaculia bacterium genomic interval CCGATCTGATGGTCGTAGAGCGGCACGAAGATGTCCTGCGCGTTGCGACGGTCGATTCGCCGGCCTTCGCGGTCGAGCACCCATGCGTTCAGGAAGTGCGACCAGGGATCCACTTCTCCACTCGGAGCCCGGCCGCCGCTCTTGCCGATTCGCCGGTCGCCGGCGGTCGCGGTCACCTCGAGCCAGACCTCGTTCGAGTCCGCGGTGCCCTGCGTGAAGTGGTGCCCGAGCTTCACGGTCCGCACCACGGTCTCGAGCAGGTAGCTCCTCCCGGCGACGAGTGTCGGCAATGCCGGCCGCAGGGGAGCCGTCAGCGCTCCGTCGATGGTGCCGCCCTCTTTCACGCCGAAGAGATCGACGCGCACCACGCCCTCGTTGAACTTCTCGTGCTCCTTCACCACCTCCGCCCAGTCCGGCTCTCCGGCGAGCTTCGCGATCGCCGTATTGGCGGAAGGAAAGAGGTGATCGCGAATCGCGAGCATCTTGCCATCGTGATACTTGGCGCCGAAGTCGTTCGAGGGCACCGGCTTCATGTGACAGCCGTTGCAGTTGGGCTCGGCCTTCTCGGGGTAGTAGAAGGCGGCGGCGCCATGGCCCGAGACACCCGACAGGAGGAAAGAGTCGTAGTGGTTCTGGCCGCGCAGCCACTTGTACTTGTTGAGCTGCTGCGGCAGGTGCACCTTGTGACAGGCGCCGCAGAACTCGGTGGTGCGGTGCAGCGGCTTGAGGAAGGTCTTCTTGTGGAACTCCGGCTTCGCCTTGATCAGCTGCCGGTTGACCCAGGCGAGCGTCCTGTTCTCGGCGAACGCGAACGGGTAGTGCTGTGGCTCTTCGATGGTGTAGTCGGAGTTGCCGCGCGGCGAGTTGACGTGCGTGATCGCGTGGCAGGTCGAGCAGGTGAGCCCGGCCTTGGCGGTCGGGTCGTTCACGTCGTCGAACTGCGGGTCGTCGAAGCGCCCGGAGAAGAAGACCACCGGATCGTGGCAGCCGGCGCAGAAGCGCGCCGCCTGCACGTCGCCGTCGCGCTCGAGGGCGACCTTTCTGGTCTCGCGCACCGAGAACAGGTAGGGCGGATTGTTGAACGAGCTGAACCGGTGGGCGCTTTTCTTCCAACGCGCGTGCGTGTCCTTGTGACACTCGGCGCAATAGTCATTGTTGTCGAGGACTCGCGCCGGAATGAACCCTCCCGTCGACGTACGGGCCAGCGATGGCTGGAAGTAGCGCTCCCCGCTCGCCGGGCCGCTCATGTTCCAGCGCCGCGGATCCTGCGCCTGCACGACGAGGAGAGCTCCGGCGAAGAGCGCCGCCACCACCGCCCAGCGACGGCCGACCGCCCAGCGGATTCTCTTTCCCGCCAGCCGGTGCAGGACGAAGAGCCAGACGACGCCGATGGGCACGAGAACGTGCACCCACCAGGCGACGGATCGCACCGTCGGATCGTTCACCACGATCACTCCGTCGATCCTCGTGAGCACGACTCCACTCGCGAGGAGCAGAAGGACGGCAGTGAAGAGGGCGTAGCCCACCGCCACGGCGCGTCGATTCGGACGCGTACGCGCCCGCCACCAGTGGATCAGGCCGAAACCGACCGCCGGCAGGAGCAGCAGGGCTCCGAGGACGAGGTGCAGCAGGAAGAGGATGAGGTAGAACCAGTTCTGGTAGGTCTGCCCGGTCGCCGCCTCGAGGCCGCGCACCCCGAGGAGGTAGACCGAATCGACGACCAGAAGGGCAAAGAGGCCGAAAACGACGAACAGCAGCTTCGCGAGCCGCGGCCCTACGGCTGGAACGTAGCGCCGCTTCGCGGGCGCGAGGCGCGAAGCCGCCGCCTCGCCCGAAGGGGGTGTCGGGACCTCGATCATTGGCAGCAGACTCTACCAGCCGACCTGGAGCCCGGGATGCTAGTCTCGAGTCGTTGCTCCTACTCGCGTTTCTCGCGCTCCTCGCGATCACGGGTGAAACCGCGCCGTCGCCCTCCGGCTCGCCCTCGGAGACCTCCGCGGCTCCGACGGCCGGTCCGATGACCGAGGTGCTCGCCGACGTCCAGGCCAGGCGCTGGGGCGCGGCCGAACCGGCGCTGCGCGCGGCGCTGGTTCGGGCGCCGCAGGCTCCCGTTCTGCACTTCCTGCTCGGCGAGACCCTGGCAGGGCTCGGGCGGCGCGCCGAGGCGGTGACCGAGCTCGAGCAGGCGGTCGCGTTGCGCCCGGACCGGCCGCGCTTCTGGCACTCCCTGGCGCGCGTCGAAGCCGATTCAGGCCACTGCGAGCGCGCCCTCGTCGCACTCGACCGAGCGCTCGCGCTCGCCGCCGAGCCGGTCTACCAGTACGACTCCGCCACCTGTCTCGTCACTCTGGGCAGACTCCAACCGGCGGCGGCTCGCCTCGATCGCGCTCTCGCGGGGGCGCCGCGCCACTTTGCGGCGCTTCTCCTGCGCGCCACGGTCGCGCGCGATCTCGGCGATCCGCAGGGGGCAAGGAGCTTCGCCGACCGGGCCCTCGCGCTGGCGCCCTTCTCCCCTGCCGCGCACACCGCCCGGGGCATGGCCCTCCTCGATCTCGAGCGGCCGGCCTCGGCAATCGACGACTTCCGCGCCGCGCTCACCGAGGCGCCGGCACGATTCGAGGCCGGCTATGGACTGACGCAAGCGCTCCGCGCCCTCGACCGCAGGGACGAGGCCGCGGCGGAGCTCGCGCGGATCCAGGAGTTCTCGCGCCAGCGCGAGCGCGCCGAAGAGCTGACCGCAGCGCTCCAGCTCGCACCCGAAGCGACCGCGCAGCGCGTCGAGCTCGCGCGGCTCCTCCTCGCGTCGGGAGAGGCCTCCGCGGCGCTGCGCCAGCTCGAGGTCGCGGTGGCACGCGCGAGCACGGATGCGGCGCTACAGGAACTTCTGGCTCGAGCGAAGGAGAGGAAAGCGCGATGGGAACCTTGAACCAGCGCTTCGCTCCGGCCCTTGGATTGATCGCGCTCCTGCAAGGGAGCGCGGCGCTCGATTCGAGCGCCCTGGAATACCCGCCGAGCGTTGCAGCGCCGAGCGCGGCGGCCTGGCTCCACGACGCCACCGTCGAGCTCGGTCTCGACTTTCGTCATCGCACCGGCGCCGCGGGCCGCAAGCTCCTCCCCGAGACGATGGGCGCCGGCGGCTGCCTGCTCGACGCCGACGGCGACGGGTGGCTCGATATCTATCTCGTTCAGTCGGGTCCCCTGCCGCCCACCTCGGCACCCGAGGCGGCCAATCGCCTTTTCGTGAGGCGCAACGGGCGCTTCGTCGAGCGCGACCCCGGCGACGCCGCCGATCGCGGCTACGGCCAGGGTGCCGTCTGCGCCGACGTCGACGGCGACCGCGACGTCGACATCTATGTCACCAACTTCGGACCCAACGTGCTCCTGCTGAACGACGGGAACGGGCGCTTTGCCCGCGCGCCCGCCGGTTCTGGCGCGGAAGATCCGCGCTGGAGCTCGAGCGCCGCCTTCGCCGACCTCGACCGTGACGGCGACCTCGACCTCTATGTCGTGAACTACGTCGACCTCGACCTGGAGCTGCAGCCGCGCTGCCGGCGAACGAGCACGCCCGATCTCTTCTACTGCCATCCCGACCTCTTTCGCGCTGCCCCCGATTCGGTCTGGGAGAACCTCGGCGACGGACGATTCCGCGACGCCACCTCTCGCTTCGGGGTTGCGGACGCCGAGGGCAAGGGCTTGGGCGTCGTCGCCTCGGATCTCGATGAAGATGGATGGAGCGACCTGTACGTGTCGAACGACTCCACACCCAACTTTCTCTGGCGCAACCGGGCCGGGCGCCTCGTCGAGGACGGACTCGCTTCGGGCGTCGCTTTGAACGGCGCGGGACGCACCGAAGCCGGCATGGGGGTCGACGCCGGCGATACCGACGGCGACGGCCGGCTCGACCTCATCGTGACCAACCTCTCGCTGGAGACCAACACGCTTTACCTCGCGACCGACAGCG includes:
- a CDS encoding CRTAC1 family protein; protein product: MGTLNQRFAPALGLIALLQGSAALDSSALEYPPSVAAPSAAAWLHDATVELGLDFRHRTGAAGRKLLPETMGAGGCLLDADGDGWLDIYLVQSGPLPPTSAPEAANRLFVRRNGRFVERDPGDAADRGYGQGAVCADVDGDRDVDIYVTNFGPNVLLLNDGNGRFARAPAGSGAEDPRWSSSAAFADLDRDGDLDLYVVNYVDLDLELQPRCRRTSTPDLFYCHPDLFRAAPDSVWENLGDGRFRDATSRFGVADAEGKGLGVVASDLDEDGWSDLYVSNDSTPNFLWRNRAGRLVEDGLASGVALNGAGRTEAGMGVDAGDTDGDGRLDLIVTNLSLETNTLYLATDSGFRDATRGAGLFAPSLAVLGFGVDLLDLDLDGDLDLAVANGDVLDNIELLNDGLSYRQPGHLLQNDGRGRFTLLDPKSTGGFAEPRVARALLTGDMDNDGRPDLVVTESGGPARVYLNRAPAGHWLGLKLEGRGSNSQAIGALVDFDRGGRRLVEEVRAGGSYQGSSDPRLHFGLGADTSPVAELRVRWPDGSRELFGPLAADRYHPLRQGEGRAISAPSPR
- a CDS encoding tetratricopeptide repeat protein; the protein is MLLLAFLALLAITGETAPSPSGSPSETSAAPTAGPMTEVLADVQARRWGAAEPALRAALVRAPQAPVLHFLLGETLAGLGRRAEAVTELEQAVALRPDRPRFWHSLARVEADSGHCERALVALDRALALAAEPVYQYDSATCLVTLGRLQPAAARLDRALAGAPRHFAALLLRATVARDLGDPQGARSFADRALALAPFSPAAHTARGMALLDLERPASAIDDFRAALTEAPARFEAGYGLTQALRALDRRDEAAAELARIQEFSRQRERAEELTAALQLAPEATAQRVELARLLLASGEASAALRQLEVAVARASTDAALQELLARAKERKARWEP
- a CDS encoding tetratricopeptide repeat protein: MIEVPTPPSGEAAASRLAPAKRRYVPAVGPRLAKLLFVVFGLFALLVVDSVYLLGVRGLEAATGQTYQNWFYLILFLLHLVLGALLLLPAVGFGLIHWWRARTRPNRRAVAVGYALFTAVLLLLASGVVLTRIDGVIVVNDPTVRSVAWWVHVLVPIGVVWLFVLHRLAGKRIRWAVGRRWAVVAALFAGALLVVQAQDPRRWNMSGPASGERYFQPSLARTSTGGFIPARVLDNNDYCAECHKDTHARWKKSAHRFSSFNNPPYLFSVRETRKVALERDGDVQAARFCAGCHDPVVFFSGRFDDPQFDDVNDPTAKAGLTCSTCHAITHVNSPRGNSDYTIEEPQHYPFAFAENRTLAWVNRQLIKAKPEFHKKTFLKPLHRTTEFCGACHKVHLPQQLNKYKWLRGQNHYDSFLLSGVSGHGAAAFYYPEKAEPNCNGCHMKPVPSNDFGAKYHDGKMLAIRDHLFPSANTAIAKLAGEPDWAEVVKEHEKFNEGVVRVDLFGVKEGGTIDGALTAPLRPALPTLVAGRSYLLETVVRTVKLGHHFTQGTADSNEVWLEVTATAGDRRIGKSGGRAPSGEVDPWSHFLNAWVLDREGRRIDRRNAQDIFVPLYDHQIGPGAADVIHYRLNIPPDLRGALTVEVALRYRKFDTRYMRLVYGAGFVNDLPILTLATDRITFPVGDGVEAANPESAIPEWQRWNDYGIGLLLKGGKTRGELANAEAAFAEVERLGKPDGPLNLARVYLAQGAVADRAVAALERAAKFDPPARPWTLAWLSAQVDKQNGYLDEAIAAFEGILSGTGGVLAEKGFDFSRDYRVRIELGETLAERARQERGPAKAAVREEFLRRAVGELETALETDPENAAAHYNLARVLQELGDAESARRHSEAFARYRVDDNARDRAVAIARAADPAADHAAEAIVLYDLDRVGAYELPSVGGQP